Proteins encoded by one window of Desulfovibrio ferrophilus:
- the fliD gene encoding flagellar filament capping protein FliD → MAGDYLTSGAIHFTGLGNGTDFDSIIQAMVKAQSFHKNRLESWKADWEDKQTAFQDLNTTLLSLKTHMQSMDKPSEFFVKNVTSTDEDVLTATADSDAAEGNHLILVNQLAQNKIQTNSTGYADPTTVINSTGSDQTIVLNYNGKAAVTITIPDGTTLAGALNMINKDADNPGVRASIVSDGSSSYLQMRGMDMGSGATLSLAGSTLSGYDDTGGNWDVNQANQNAQIRVDGWPISTWIESDTNTITDAVEGVSFSLKSIPFGQSNASITLSIANDNSAIKENVRGFVDKINEVRSELINLTKFDENMERGALLQGNYGLQLISTKLKDVTSQKGVGFDYDDDVISTLSQIGIMTDAEEGSATRGLLMFDEEIFDEAMKTDPDAVSSFFSAYFSGDTNSSDFTYDSHISGVTKAGTYAVEYTVDGSGTITSATIGGQTASIIGSQMTGPSGTDMAGLVINAVNLSAGTYTGEVRLKLGKAGQMVETLDEITSTVDGPLHILEDNYQDIIDDIDKKIDYETDRITRMERMTRSRFARLESTLSYYDSMMKSLDSQISSLSSK, encoded by the coding sequence ATGGCAGGCGACTACCTTACCTCAGGCGCCATCCACTTCACGGGATTGGGCAATGGAACCGACTTCGATTCCATCATCCAAGCTATGGTCAAAGCCCAGAGCTTTCATAAAAACAGGCTCGAATCATGGAAAGCGGATTGGGAAGACAAGCAGACGGCTTTTCAGGACCTGAACACCACACTGCTGTCCCTCAAGACTCACATGCAGTCCATGGACAAGCCCAGTGAATTTTTCGTCAAGAACGTCACGTCCACAGACGAGGACGTACTCACTGCCACGGCAGATAGCGACGCTGCAGAGGGTAACCATCTCATTCTGGTGAACCAATTGGCCCAGAACAAGATCCAAACCAACAGCACCGGGTATGCCGATCCCACCACTGTCATCAACAGCACGGGATCGGATCAGACCATCGTTTTGAACTATAATGGGAAGGCCGCTGTCACCATCACCATCCCGGACGGCACCACACTGGCCGGTGCGCTGAACATGATCAACAAGGACGCCGACAATCCCGGCGTCCGGGCATCCATTGTCAGTGACGGGTCCTCTTCCTATCTCCAGATGCGGGGCATGGACATGGGCTCGGGAGCGACATTATCCTTGGCAGGTTCCACCCTGTCCGGTTACGACGATACCGGGGGCAACTGGGACGTCAACCAGGCCAATCAGAACGCCCAGATTCGAGTGGATGGCTGGCCCATATCCACCTGGATCGAATCGGACACCAACACCATCACCGATGCGGTGGAAGGGGTCTCGTTCTCGTTGAAGAGCATTCCCTTCGGACAATCCAACGCCTCGATCACGCTTTCCATCGCCAACGACAATAGTGCCATCAAGGAAAACGTGCGTGGCTTCGTGGACAAGATCAACGAAGTGCGTTCGGAACTCATCAACCTCACAAAGTTCGATGAAAACATGGAGAGGGGGGCTCTCCTGCAGGGTAACTACGGCCTGCAGCTCATCTCGACCAAGCTCAAGGATGTCACCTCGCAAAAGGGTGTGGGCTTCGATTACGACGACGATGTCATCTCCACCTTATCCCAAATCGGCATCATGACCGACGCGGAAGAAGGTTCGGCCACCCGTGGTCTGTTGATGTTCGACGAGGAAATCTTTGATGAGGCCATGAAAACCGACCCCGACGCGGTCTCAAGCTTCTTCAGTGCCTATTTCTCGGGAGATACCAACTCCTCTGATTTCACCTACGATTCTCATATTTCCGGAGTCACAAAGGCCGGAACCTATGCTGTGGAATACACCGTTGATGGGAGTGGCACCATCACCTCAGCGACCATCGGTGGTCAAACGGCCAGCATCATTGGAAGCCAAATGACTGGCCCCTCGGGCACGGATATGGCCGGTCTGGTGATCAATGCTGTCAATCTGTCCGCTGGCACCTATACAGGTGAAGTCAGGTTGAAGCTTGGTAAGGCAGGCCAAATGGTCGAAACGCTGGATGAAATCACCAGTACCGTTGATGGGCCGCTGCACATCTTGGAAGATAACTACCAGGACATCATCGATGACATCGACAAGAAGATTGATTACGAAACAGATCGAATCACACGTATGGAACGCATGACGCGCAGTAGGTTTGCTCGGCTGGAATCGACATTGTCCTATTATGACAGTATGATGAAGTCGTTGGATAGCCAGATCAGTTCGCTGAGCTCAAAGTAG
- the fliS gene encoding flagellar export chaperone FliS gives MIKGAQAYFATQVTTTSQSDVLLMLYDGAIKFLNQSKVKIEEKNYAEKGILISKAMDIIGELDSSLNPEKGGEVAQNLHQLYFYCNARLLRANMDMNTELVDEVVRILSSLREAFETIKGDAPEVAAPTGAVPQARPMAAAPKQLGSPMVSAARVSRAYGAGQPNPAQNGEAPEQAPSAPTAPVAPQVAQQSPAPEPVVPQTATLPKQSPETSTPQSATPSGEPQKKAPTLVRPAPSPTGPTLVAPAKKPTPLRKPGLPGAYGRQGPKS, from the coding sequence ATGATCAAGGGCGCACAAGCGTATTTTGCAACTCAGGTGACCACCACGTCGCAGAGCGACGTCTTGCTCATGCTCTATGACGGGGCCATCAAATTCCTGAATCAGTCCAAGGTCAAGATCGAGGAGAAGAACTACGCCGAAAAGGGCATCCTCATCTCCAAGGCCATGGATATCATCGGAGAACTGGACAGCAGCCTGAATCCGGAAAAGGGTGGCGAAGTTGCCCAGAACCTCCACCAACTCTACTTCTATTGCAACGCCAGATTACTACGCGCCAACATGGACATGAACACCGAGCTTGTGGACGAGGTTGTCCGCATCCTGAGTTCACTGCGTGAAGCCTTCGAAACCATCAAGGGTGATGCGCCTGAAGTTGCCGCCCCCACAGGCGCAGTTCCCCAGGCGCGGCCCATGGCTGCAGCGCCCAAACAGCTGGGATCACCCATGGTCTCAGCCGCTCGTGTCAGCAGAGCCTACGGGGCAGGCCAGCCCAACCCGGCACAGAATGGCGAAGCACCAGAACAGGCACCATCCGCTCCCACTGCTCCCGTTGCACCCCAGGTCGCGCAGCAAAGTCCCGCGCCAGAACCTGTGGTGCCTCAGACTGCAACGCTGCCAAAGCAATCACCCGAAACCTCTACGCCTCAGAGCGCAACGCCATCAGGTGAACCTCAAAAGAAGGCACCGACCCTTGTCAGGCCGGCACCTTCTCCGACAGGGCCAACCCTGGTTGCACCCGCAAAGAAGCCAACTCCGTTGCGCAAGCCCGGCCTGCCCGGCGCCTATGGCCGCCAGGGCCCCAAGAGCTAG
- a CDS encoding flagellin: protein MSMVINNNLMAMNAARNLSNSFGALSVSVRRLSSGLRIGTAADDAAGMAIREIMRSDIAALNQGVRNANDAISMLQTADGALAVIDEKLIRMKELAEQAATGTYNSDQRLILDSEYQAMASEITRIANATDFNGLYLLNGNLSSSTHDGSGLTPSGKMKIHFGTANDSAEDYYYIQIGNATASALGVGNQAVAGAGFAISTQSAAQNALDGINDAIVSKDKIRAGLGAMQNRLENTITNLQIQAENLSASESRISDVDVALEMTNFVKQQILSQAATAMLAQANSLPRMAMQLLGG from the coding sequence ATGTCGATGGTTATCAATAATAACCTGATGGCGATGAACGCCGCTCGCAATCTGAGCAATTCCTTTGGAGCCCTTTCCGTTTCCGTCCGCCGACTTTCTTCCGGTCTGCGCATCGGTACAGCTGCCGACGATGCAGCGGGAATGGCTATTCGTGAAATCATGCGCTCGGACATTGCCGCCCTGAATCAGGGTGTGCGCAATGCCAATGACGCCATATCCATGTTGCAAACCGCAGATGGAGCGCTGGCCGTCATCGATGAAAAGTTGATACGCATGAAGGAACTGGCCGAACAGGCCGCAACTGGTACTTATAACTCCGACCAACGTCTGATCCTGGATTCAGAATATCAGGCCATGGCCTCGGAAATCACCCGTATTGCCAACGCCACGGATTTCAACGGGCTGTACCTCTTGAATGGCAACCTCTCCAGCTCGACCCACGATGGTTCCGGCCTGACTCCTTCGGGCAAGATGAAGATTCACTTTGGAACGGCCAACGACAGCGCCGAAGACTATTACTACATCCAGATCGGCAATGCCACGGCCTCGGCCCTTGGCGTGGGCAATCAGGCAGTTGCAGGAGCTGGATTCGCCATTTCCACCCAGTCGGCGGCACAGAATGCTCTGGATGGTATCAATGATGCCATCGTATCCAAGGACAAGATTCGAGCCGGGCTGGGAGCCATGCAGAACCGTCTTGAGAACACCATCACCAACCTGCAGATTCAGGCCGAGAATCTCTCCGCCTCTGAATCTCGCATCTCGGACGTGGATGTAGCTCTGGAAATGACTAATTTCGTGAAGCAGCAAATCCTGTCGCAGGCAGCCACGGCCATGCTGGCCCAGGCCAACTCGCTGCCGCGCATGGCCATGCAGTTACTCGGCGGATAA